One genomic window of Candidatus Neomarinimicrobiota bacterium includes the following:
- a CDS encoding glycosidase → MPKNNHHEPLLRRYPKNPLLTAADWPYAMNTVFNAGATRLPDGTTLLLCRVEDRRGLSHLCAARSKNGIDGWRIDSQPTLLPDPDNYPEEVWGIEDPRITFLPELSKYAITFTSFSRGGPGVSLALTEDFRDFERVGDIMPPWDKDAALLPRRFNGLWTLIHRPTTFGLGAHIWMSSSPDLRHWGNHQLILEARKGAWWDANKIGLSPPPIETDRGWLMFYHGVRETAAGSIYRLGLALFDLEDPSHCLLRGDEWIFGPEESYEMTGDVAEVVFPCGYTISPDGDTINLYYGAADTAIALATGSLRELVNWLEAHGRPYSHEEL, encoded by the coding sequence ATGCCAAAAAACAACCATCACGAACCTTTACTGCGGCGCTATCCAAAGAACCCTCTGCTTACCGCCGCCGATTGGCCCTACGCCATGAATACCGTCTTCAATGCCGGCGCCACTCGGCTGCCCGATGGCACCACCCTGCTATTGTGCCGCGTAGAGGACCGCCGCGGCCTTTCACACCTGTGTGCGGCCAGATCCAAAAATGGCATTGACGGCTGGCGAATAGATTCACAACCGACGTTGCTCCCGGACCCGGACAATTACCCCGAAGAAGTCTGGGGCATTGAAGATCCCCGGATTACCTTCCTACCCGAGCTGAGTAAATATGCGATCACTTTTACTTCGTTTTCTCGGGGCGGACCCGGTGTTTCCCTGGCCCTGACGGAAGATTTTCGTGACTTTGAGCGAGTCGGGGATATTATGCCCCCCTGGGATAAGGACGCGGCCCTTTTGCCCCGGCGCTTCAACGGCCTCTGGACACTCATCCATCGACCTACTACCTTTGGACTCGGCGCCCACATCTGGATGTCCTCTTCCCCCGATCTCCGGCACTGGGGCAATCACCAGCTGATCCTCGAAGCCCGTAAAGGTGCCTGGTGGGACGCCAACAAGATCGGTCTTTCACCACCGCCCATAGAGACGGACCGGGGCTGGCTCATGTTCTATCACGGAGTGCGCGAAACCGCGGCCGGCTCCATTTACCGCCTGGGTCTTGCCCTCTTCGATCTGGAAGATCCTTCTCACTGCCTGCTACGCGGCGACGAATGGATTTTCGGACCGGAAGAGTCCTATGAAATGACCGGCGATGTGGCCGAAGTAGTCTTCCCCTGCGGCTATACCATAAGCCCGGACGGCGATACTATTAACCTCTATTACGGCGCCGCCGACACCGCCATCGCGCTGGCCACCGGAAGTCTTCGGGAGCTGGTGAACTGGCTGGAAGCGCACGGCCGCCCGTACAGTCACGAA
- a CDS encoding glycoside hydrolase family 130 protein, whose protein sequence is MPKKRSRDLIHRWEGNPIITIEDLSFPCADISNAGVVKFGGEYILLLTIQSLEGFYYIYPARSKDSQHFEIGNKPVLAPSKKGPTAVYDQMGVLDARVTRLGNYYYISYDALGPHGYRLVLARTQDFKSFERLGFISEPDVKGGALFPRKIRGKYARLERPWEGGSIWISFSEDLKYWGWSEVVMTPRGGYWDCDRIGVATPPMKIEQGWLLIYYGVKHTSAGPLFRLGAAILDTRNPVSVLGRTDEPILSPREYYERIGDLPNLVFSCGAIIESDDEVKLYYGSSNSCIAMGTTMVEKIVAACMGEEDTT, encoded by the coding sequence ATGCCGAAGAAGCGCAGTAGGGACTTGATCCATCGCTGGGAGGGCAATCCGATCATTACCATCGAGGATCTGAGCTTTCCTTGTGCTGATATCAGTAACGCCGGGGTAGTAAAGTTTGGCGGTGAATACATCCTCCTGCTGACTATCCAGAGCCTGGAGGGTTTTTACTACATTTATCCTGCCCGCAGCAAGGACAGCCAACATTTTGAGATTGGGAACAAACCGGTCCTGGCCCCTTCGAAGAAAGGGCCCACGGCCGTATATGACCAAATGGGTGTGTTGGATGCCCGGGTTACCCGGCTGGGAAACTATTATTACATCTCATATGACGCCTTAGGCCCCCATGGCTACCGGCTCGTTCTTGCCCGGACGCAGGATTTCAAGAGCTTTGAGCGCCTGGGATTCATTTCCGAACCGGACGTGAAGGGCGGTGCGCTATTCCCGCGTAAAATCAGGGGGAAATACGCCCGGCTCGAACGACCCTGGGAAGGCGGTAGCATCTGGATCTCCTTTTCGGAAGATCTTAAATATTGGGGCTGGTCGGAGGTGGTAATGACCCCACGCGGGGGCTACTGGGACTGTGACCGGATCGGCGTTGCTACACCCCCAATGAAGATTGAACAGGGCTGGCTCCTGATCTACTACGGGGTGAAGCACACTTCTGCCGGGCCCCTCTTCCGTCTCGGAGCCGCTATTCTGGATACTCGCAATCCAGTGAGTGTGCTGGGTCGGACCGATGAACCAATCCTATCGCCCCGGGAATACTACGAACGGATTGGCGACCTGCCAAACCTGGTCTTTTCCTGTGGAGCCATTATAGAATCAGATGATGAGGTGAAACTTTATTACGGCTCATCCAATTCCTGCATCGCAATGGGGACGACTATGGTGGAAAAGATCGTGGCGGCTTGCATGGGCGAGGAGGATACCACATGA
- a CDS encoding glycosidase, whose amino-acid sequence MTRYRRRGRDILHRWEGNPVLTLEDMPFPCNSVFNGTPVKLNGEYLLLLRVEGQRGYSFFALARSEDGFHFEVERKPVLFPAEKGLFNFYENRGIEDPRATFIDGAFHILYTAVSEVGYRIALARTEDFRSFERIALVSEPGNKDGVLFPEKIAGRYVRLDRPIGLGVGSIWISYSNDLKSWGDSTVLLTPRWGYWDSFRVGASVPPICTERGWLEIYHGTKMTSAGPIYRAGAALLDLKDPSRVLKRCDVPILTPREEYERIGDVGNVVFPCGAIVEPDGEIKVYYGAADTSLAVATARLADLVDCLNDQEVE is encoded by the coding sequence ATGACCAGGTACCGTCGTCGGGGACGTGACATCCTGCACCGCTGGGAGGGCAATCCCGTCTTGACGCTGGAAGACATGCCCTTTCCCTGCAACTCCGTTTTCAACGGCACGCCCGTTAAGCTCAACGGGGAATACCTCTTACTGCTGCGGGTTGAAGGGCAGCGGGGTTACTCCTTCTTCGCCCTTGCCAGGAGTGAGGACGGCTTCCACTTTGAGGTTGAGCGAAAGCCTGTTCTTTTTCCGGCTGAGAAGGGACTTTTTAACTTCTATGAGAACAGGGGCATCGAGGATCCCCGGGCCACCTTTATTGATGGCGCCTTTCACATTCTGTACACCGCGGTATCCGAGGTTGGCTACCGTATTGCGCTCGCCAGAACCGAAGATTTCCGCTCCTTTGAACGGATTGCTCTGGTCTCTGAACCGGGGAATAAGGACGGCGTGCTGTTCCCTGAAAAGATCGCTGGCCGTTACGTGCGGCTGGATCGGCCCATTGGGCTGGGAGTAGGCAGTATCTGGATTTCATATTCCAACGATTTGAAAAGCTGGGGTGACTCTACCGTTCTCCTTACGCCGCGCTGGGGCTATTGGGATTCTTTCCGGGTTGGAGCATCAGTGCCGCCTATTTGCACCGAACGGGGGTGGCTGGAGATCTACCACGGGACCAAAATGACCTCCGCAGGACCCATTTATCGGGCTGGTGCGGCGTTGCTGGATCTGAAGGATCCCTCCCGCGTGCTAAAGCGCTGTGATGTGCCAATCCTCACCCCCCGGGAGGAGTATGAGCGCATTGGAGATGTAGGCAACGTGGTCTTCCCCTGCGGGGCCATTGTGGAACCGGATGGGGAGATCAAAGTATATTATGGTGCTGCCGATACGTCCCTTGCAGTGGCCACAGCCCGATTGGCCGACCTGGTCGACTGCTTGAACGACCAGGAGGTGGAATAA